The window aacccttGTACTTACTACGGCTTTTCTTACCTGCTCTGTCCTCTGCAGGTATTAAAGCCCTACTTTAGTCTTATAAGTCTttgtacttactactagttacTGAGGGACAATAAAAAGAAAGGACCGAAGAAATATGATGTTATCTATATAATTAATCTTCTAGAATTCtaagcaaacaaatatttatagaaCCAGGTGTTTTTTGTATCTGATTATCAAATAAAGTTGATTGTGTAATTATATCATATATTCTGGTTTTAACAGAGTGTTTATGAGCGACATGTATCTTCGGTGCAGTGTAGCTGTATTTGACGCTTGTTACATCGATGAATGTCTGACATCTGGTGACATTATGAATGTAGCTGTAGGGAGATTTTGTTTATATCCTGATGATTTATATAAAGGTAGCTATGATTTTGTATTTCCAGAATTAATGATGTAAATTTCTTAACATGTTAGGAATTCGGACATTTCTTGTTGGTTTATCAAACAGGTTTTGTTAATATACTGGTGATATCGATgataaattagtaaaaatattattttctttatatcgtaaaaagttttattaattgcTTTAATTGTTAGTGAAAGGCTGATACTTCAGTGTTACTGTAATTAGATGTAGATAGATAAATAGATGAATGGATAGAAACGGATCAAATCCGAACAATCACTttcttaattatttgaaatttatatgcaagTTGTTTTTAGAAAAGTTAAGATAATTCATGTATGTCTTCACTGATCTTACTCTTGAAGTAAAGGCCTAATTGTATATATGTTGGGCATTTCTGTGCAAAGCTTGTTTCAACATGAACTGTTCTGTCATAGTTATTCATAACTGCTAAGCTAGAATTAGTGATTCATTCAAATTAGGAAGTcatgtttattaattgtttgttgacGTATTAAACTTTATCAGTGACTAAATAATACAAGGGTGACGAGTGGTTAGTATTTTGTGGTATTAATCAAAAGGTTGCAGATCTGAAGCCCACCCACGCTCACATATGTCCTTGAATAAGCCATTTTTATCCAGATGTAAGATTTGTGGTTACCTAAAATGGACCAGCATCCTGTTCAGAGGAGTTCAAACTTTTCTCAATCCCCTTGCCACAGAAAACTAGAGTTAAACACCAGTCCAATGTGTTTTAAGACACAAACtaagttaaatatgtttattataagtTGAAATTTTGAACGCTCATGCACAGACAAACTTCCCTTTGTATAACAGACAAAAAAGAACAGACAAAACTTACTGCTTCTCCACCACCGAACCACACAGACTTAGCTAAAGAAGGTTGTACTCCGAAAACCACTGGTAATACATGTAGGGCAGGAACTTCGATTTTGACCCAAGGACAAGATGACTCAGTGTTAATGATGTGTAACAGTGAGTTGTTGTCGAAATTGAACTCTGGTAAGTGAAATTTGTTAGTTACCCTCAGTAGTGGTTACCCATgaaatattgtgtaagttttaTGTTGCTGAAATATCACGAGATTTCATGATTTCACAGTTGTTTCATGATCAAACAGATCATACGATCTTAAAACTGTCACAACTGTTTACTATAAAACTTTAGTAGCACAGTTGTTTCATGATGAAACAGATCATACGATCTTAAAACTGTCACAACTGTTTACTATAAAACTTATAGTAGCACAGTTGTTTCATGATCAAACAGATCATACGATCTTAAAACTGTCACAACTGTTTACTATAAAACTTATAGTAGTACAGTTGTTTTATGATCAAACAGATCATAcgttcttaaaactgtcacaacTGTTTCCTAAAAAACTTTTAGTAGCTCAGTTGTTTCATGATCAAACAGATCATACGATCTTAAAACTGTCACAACTGTTTACTATAAAACTTATAGTAGCACAGTTGTTTCATGATCAAACAGATCATACGATCTTAAAACTGTCACAACTGTttactataaaacttttaatagcaCAGTTGTTTCAGTTTCATGATCAAACAGATCATACGATTTTAAAACTGTCACAACTGTTTCCTAAAAAACTTTTAGTAGCTCAGTTGTTTCATGATCAAACAGATCATAcgttcttaaaactgtcacaactgtttactataaaacttttaatagcaCAGTTGTTTCAGTTTCATGATCAAACAGATCATAcgttcttaaaactgtcacaactgtttactataaaacttttaatagcaCAGTTGTTTCAGTTTCATGATCAAACAGATCATACGATTTTAAAACTGTCACAACTGTTTCTAAAAAACTTTTAGTAGCTCAGTTGTTTCATGATCAAACAGATCATAcgttcttaaaactgtcacaactgtttactataaaacttttaatagcaCAGTTGTTTCAGTTTCATGATCAAACAGATCATAcgttcttaaaactgtcacaactgtttactataaaacttttaatagcaCAGTTGTTTCAGTTTCATGATCAAACAGATCATAcgttcttaaaactgtcacaactgtttactataaaacttttaatagcaCAGTTGTTTCAGTTTCATGATCAAACAGATCATACGATTTTAAAACTGTCACAACTGTTTCCTAAAAAACTTTTAGTAGCTCAGTTGTTTCATGATCAAACAGATCATAcgttcttaaaactgtcacaactgtttactataaaacttttaatagcaCAGTTGTTTCAGTTTCATGATCAAACAGATCATAcgttcttaaaactgtcacaactgtttactataaaacttttaatagcaCAGTTGTTTCAGTTTCATGATCAAACAGATCATACGGTCTTAAAACTGTCACAACTGTTTCCTAAAAAACTTTTAGTAGCTCAGTTGTTTCATGATCAAACAGATCATAcgttcttaaaactgtcacaactgtttactataaaacttttaatagcaCAGTTGTTTCAGTTTCATGATCAAACAGATCATAcgttcttaaaactgtcacaactgtttactataaaacttttaatagcaCAGTTGTTTCAGTTTCATGATCAAACAGATCATACGATTTTAAAACTGTCACAACTGTTTACTATAAAACTTATAGTAGCTCAGTTGTTTCatgatcaaataatttatttttacaagttaattGTAAGGCGCAAAGTAAATTGTTGAGAAACTAATTCACAAATGAGAACTTTCTAATTTACAGATGTACAATGTTCAAATGGATAATAAACTTTATAACAGTATAAAGACGATTACAGGTGTTATTGAACTGAGTAAGGAAAATTACAAAATCATTAAGAAATAGGACATAAAgctcttaaaatttaaattgtactTAATGTTATGAGGATTCCATTGACAAAAAGTTCAGTGTACCTTCcagtagttattacaaataacattatttatttcaggagaAATTCACATCCGGACCTTCCTCAGGTAGGTGGTAACATTGAGGAATTAACctttgataaaagaaattttgAGGTCACCATTCTACCTGACCTCAAACCTGCCGATCTTTGTCGAGTTATAAAATGGATGAAGAAGTCTCAAGGTGTTTGAACATAAGaagaaagataaacaaattaCTGTGTTGTTTATAAATAAGATTTTGTGATTTTGTTCAATAAAACGTTGAATTATTCGTATGAGAAACAATATAAAAGAGATCAACTGtacagtattttgttgttgttgtttgtcatacacaaataaatgttctgttttattaactatTGTGAACTGAACTTTATATACTtaataaagtaacagtaaaaatataaattacattatcaCTTTCAAGTTTATCagacacttatatatatatcaagggAGTAAACAAATGATCCACCAtcttataactaaaaacaaaacatttggtttaatgtaaatatattatctGCGTAGAAAAGaaaattctaatatattttgGAAAAAGAATCGTCTCTctccttatatatatattcaagattCTAACATAAATACACGCCCACACGCATGTGATTAATAAACCAACTCTCTGATGACCAGAAGGTCAAGACAGTGTTTTTCCATATTTACCCCATTCCCAAACATGACAATAATTGCTTTAGATATCAACCTGTTCCATTACTTAAGGTCCGGCATGACtgtgtggttaaggcgctcgactcgtaatctgagtgtcgcgggttcaaatctccatcacactaaacatgctcgccctttcaaccgaaggggcattatat of the Tachypleus tridentatus isolate NWPU-2018 chromosome 13, ASM421037v1, whole genome shotgun sequence genome contains:
- the LOC143238629 gene encoding uncharacterized protein LOC143238629 isoform X1, coding for MTPFVAERKEDISRTFIQPKVFMSDMYLRCSVAVFDACYIDECLTSGDIMNVAVGRFCLYPDDLYKDKKEQTKLTASPPPNHTDLAKEGCTPKTTGNTCRAGTSILTQGQDDSVLMMCNSELLSKLNSGEIHIRTFLR
- the LOC143238629 gene encoding uncharacterized protein LOC143238629 isoform X2 — translated: MSDMYLRCSVAVFDACYIDECLTSGDIMNVAVGRFCLYPDDLYKDKKEQTKLTASPPPNHTDLAKEGCTPKTTGNTCRAGTSILTQGQDDSVLMMCNSELLSKLNSGEIHIRTFLR